A segment of the Georgenia sp. M64 genome:
GTCCTCCACAGGGACGGGACGGTCGACGTGGAGCACCTCACCGGCGCCCGGCCGCCGGTCCTGCCGGTGGGTGTCACCGGTCGGTCATAGGCTGAACGGGCCGTCGACCACGGGAGGTGAACCGGTGCTCCACCTGCACCGTTCCGAGCGCGCGGACGCGCTCATCGCGCCGCTGGCCGCCGTGCTCACCGAGCCCCCCGAAGACGCCTTCGCGGCCGACGTCGTCGCGGTGCCCACCCGTGGCGTCGAGCGCTGGGTCGCGCAGCGGCTGTCCCACCACCTCGGGGCCGGTGACGGTGAGGCCGGGATCTGCGCGAACGTCACGTTCGGCTCCCCGGCCCGTCTCGTCGCCGATGTCGTCACGGCCGCCGCGGGCGTCGACCCCGACGAGGACCCCTGGCGCACCGAGCGGCTCACCTGGCCCCTGCTCGAGGTCATCGACGCCTCCGCGGGCGAGCCGTGGTGCGCGGTCCTCGACCGGCACCTCGGCGCGGGTGAGGACGACGAGGTCCGTCACGGCCGGCGGCTCGCCCTCGCCCGTCACCTGGCTCGGCTGTTCGACTCCTACGCCGCGCAGCGGCCGGGCATGACCGGTGCCTGGGCCCGTGGGCTCGACGACGACGGCGCCGGCGCCGCCGTCCCGCCGGACCTCGCCTGGCAGCCCGAGCTGTGGCGCCGCCTGCGCGAGCGGATCGGTGTGCCGAGCCCGGGGGAGTACCTCCCCGACGCGCTGCTCGCCCTCACGGAGCGGCCGGCGTCCGTCGACCTCCCCGCGCGGCTGTCCGTCTTCGGCCCCACCCGGCTGCCCGAGGACCAGCTCCGCGTGCTCCGCGCCCTCGCCGTCCACCGCGACGTCCACCTCTGGCTCCCGCACCCCTCCCCGGCGCTGTGGGACCGCGTGGCCGCTGCCCCGCGCCCGGCCTCGCCCCGCCGCCGGGACCAGCGCACCCACGCTCACCACCCCCTCCTGGCGTCGATGGCCCGCGACGCCACCGAGCTCCAGCTGCGGCTCACCGCCGAGCCCGGCGGCGCCGTCGTCGAGCACCACCCCGCGTCCGCGCCCACCCACACCCTCCTCGGTGCGCTCCAGGAGCGCCTGCGCGCCGACGACCCCCGGCCCGGGCCGCACCGCCTCGCTGCCGACGACCGCAGCGTTCAGGTCCACGCCTGCCACGGCCGCGCCCGGCAGGTCGAGGTGCTCCGCGAGGTCCTCGCCGGCCTGTTCGCCGACGACCACACCCTCGAGCCGCGCGACGTCGTCGTCATGAGCCCGGACATCGAGACGATCGCCCCGCTCGTCACCGCCACGTTCGGCCTCGCGGTGGACGAGCCGGCCGCCGGCCCGGCGGCCGAGCCCCACCCCGGGCAGCTCCTCCGCGTCCGGCTGGCCGACCGCTCGCCCAGCCACACCAACCCCCTCCTCGCCCTCCTTGCGGCGCTGCTCGCGCTGGCCGACGGTCGGGTGACCGTCTCCGAGGTGCTCGACCTCGCCGCCGGCGAGCCGGTCCGCCGCCGCTTCCGGTTCTCCGACGACGACCTCGCGCGGGTCCGGGACTGGTCCGTCGAGACCGGCGTCCACTGGGGTGAGGACGGCGCGCGCCGGGCAAGGTTCGGCCTGCCCGACCTGCGCCAGGGCACCTGGGAGGTCGCCCTCGACCGGGTGCTCCTCGGCGCCGCGATGGCCGAGGAGGACCACCGCTTCGTCGGCCACGCCCTGCCGCTCGACGACGTCGACAGCACCGACGTCGACCTCGCCGGCCGGCTCGCCGAGCTGCTCGACCGCCTCGCCGACGTCCTGCGCACCCTCGCCGGTCCGCACCCGCTCGGCACCTGGCTCGACCACCTCGACCGGGCCCTCACCCTCCTGGCCGACCCCGCCGAGGACTGGCAGGGCG
Coding sequences within it:
- the recC gene encoding exodeoxyribonuclease V subunit gamma, which translates into the protein MLHLHRSERADALIAPLAAVLTEPPEDAFAADVVAVPTRGVERWVAQRLSHHLGAGDGEAGICANVTFGSPARLVADVVTAAAGVDPDEDPWRTERLTWPLLEVIDASAGEPWCAVLDRHLGAGEDDEVRHGRRLALARHLARLFDSYAAQRPGMTGAWARGLDDDGAGAAVPPDLAWQPELWRRLRERIGVPSPGEYLPDALLALTERPASVDLPARLSVFGPTRLPEDQLRVLRALAVHRDVHLWLPHPSPALWDRVAAAPRPASPRRRDQRTHAHHPLLASMARDATELQLRLTAEPGGAVVEHHPASAPTHTLLGALQERLRADDPRPGPHRLAADDRSVQVHACHGRARQVEVLREVLAGLFADDHTLEPRDVVVMSPDIETIAPLVTATFGLAVDEPAAGPAAEPHPGQLLRVRLADRSPSHTNPLLALLAALLALADGRVTVSEVLDLAAGEPVRRRFRFSDDDLARVRDWSVETGVHWGEDGARRARFGLPDLRQGTWEVALDRVLLGAAMAEEDHRFVGHALPLDDVDSTDVDLAGRLAELLDRLADVLRTLAGPHPLGTWLDHLDRALTLLADPAEDWQGVQARWVLGDVRDSAHPAGEDYEGADLRLPDVRALLDDRLAGRPTRAGFRTGALTMCSMEPMRAVPHRVVCLLGVDDGTFPRGTSADGDDVLLRDPCVGERDRRSEDRQIFLDAVAAAGEHLVVLYSGADERTGAARPPAVPVGELLDAVDQAAASPDGRPVREHVLVRHPLQVVDERNFLPGALGRPGPLSFDAVAHAAALAGRGERSGGGPFLTAPLPPERPVPGSRASNGDAGAESPVVDLADLVAMLEHPVKWFLRRRLQISLAGETEDVEDRLPLELDPLEAWQIGDRLLTARLDGADPNRAFNAEWRRGEVPPKELGRAVLLDVGGRVEPVAVAAGRYTAGEARAVDLTLSLPSGTVLTGTVPGVHGTTVVRATYSKLAPKHRLRAWVQALALAAAQGGQWRAVTVGRPPGTRPGALIATVTAPAQAQALARLDELVHLRALAAREPLPMPVPVSCAYGTSRFAGDSEVQALESAGREWAAAARFPDEHHDLCWGAGASLADILGEPTDDERPWWPEDRSRLGVLARRVWEPLLAHEETEPA